A DNA window from Zonotrichia albicollis isolate bZonAlb1 chromosome 2, bZonAlb1.hap1, whole genome shotgun sequence contains the following coding sequences:
- the ADAMTS1 gene encoding A disintegrin and metalloproteinase with thrombospondin motifs 1 gives MRSGGRLPALAPVLAALLGLCSAERRALVLPRRLGAPGARERFRLEAFGERLTLELEPDSSFLAPDFTLQYLGGPPPPPEDDLSRCFYSGTVNRDPGSAAALSLCAGLRGAFSLRGRQYLIQPAPGTAHRHGPHLLRLRGAPRAAPAARCAVAEAGAGAEPPEPAEPAETKSRRKKRFVSSPRYVETMLVADQSMAEFHGSGLKHYLLTLLSVAAKLYKHPSIRNSISLVVVKIMVIYEERKGPDISSNAALTLRNFCSWQKQHNPPSDRHAEHYDTAILFTRQDLCGAKTCDTLGMADVGTVCDLNRSCSIIEDDGLQAAFTTAHELGHVFNMPHDDAKQCAGINGMSRDFHMMASMLSNLDRSQPWSPCSAYMITTFLDNGHGECLLDKPHRPIQLPSDLPGTLYDANRQCQFTFGDESKHCPDAASTCTTLWCTGTSGGLLVCQTKHFPWADGTSCGEGKWCMNGKCVNKTEKKHYDTPVHGGWGSWGAWGECSRSCGGGVQYSFRECDNPVPRNGGKYCEGKRVQYRSCNIEDCPDNNGKTFREEQCEKHNEFSKSAFGSGPAVEWTPKFAGVSPKDRCKLVCRAKGTGYFFVLQPKVVDGTPCSPDSTSVCVQGQCVKAGCDRTIGSNKKFDKCGICGGNGSTCKKVSGTLVRAKPGYHDVVTIPAGATNIEVKQRNHRGARHDGSFLAIKAADGTYVLNGDYTLSTLEQDITYKGSVLRYSGSSAALERIRSFSPLKEPLTIQVLTVGDLPQPKIKFTYFVKKPAQPGADKAVAAAGKKKESFNAIKEIISSEWVIEEWGECSKSCGSGWQRRAVECRDPRGRPAADCARELRPSNLRPCADVPCPQWQLGDWSPCSKTCGKGFKKRLLKCVSADGSVLPQESCEPSKKPKHLIDFCNATDCS, from the exons ATGAGGAGCGGGGGGCGGCTGCCGGCGCTGGCGCCGGTGCTGGCggcgctgctggggctgtgcagcgcCGAGCGCAGGGCGCTGGTGCTGCCGCGGCGCCTGGGCGCGCCCGGCGCCCGAGAGCGCTTCCGCCTGGAGGCCTTCGGGGAGCGCCTGACGCTGGAGCTGGAGCCCGACAGCAGCTTCCTGGCCCCGGACTTCACCCTGCAGTACCTGGgcgggccgccgccgccgcccgagGACGACCTCTCCCGCTGCTTCTACTCCGGCACCGTGAACCGCGACCCCGGCTCGGCGGCCGCGCTCAGCCTGTGCGCGGGGCTGCGCGGCGCCTTCTCGCTGCGGGGCCGCCAGTACCTGATCCAGCCCGCGCCCGGCACCGCGCACCGACACGGGCCGCACCTCCTGCGCCTCCGCGGagcgccccgcgccgcccccgccgcccgctgCGCCGTGGCCGAGGCGGGGGCCGGGGCGGAGCCGCCCGAGCCGGCCGAGCCCGCAG AAACGAAAagcaggaggaagaagaggttCGTGTCCAGCCCCCGCTACGTGGAGACCATGCTGGTGGCCGACCAGTCGATGGCTGAGTTCCACGGCAGCGGGCTGAAGCACTACCTGCTGACCCTGCTCTCCGTGGCCGCCAAGCTGTACAAGCACCCCAGCATCCGCAACTCCATCAGCCTGGTGGTGGTGAAGATCATGGTCATCTACGAGGAGCGCAAGGGCCCCGACATCTCCTCCAACGCTGCCCTGACTCTGAGGAACttctgcagctggcagaagCAGCACAACCCGCCCAGCGACCGGCACGCCGAGCACTACGACACGGCCATCCTCTTCACCAGGCAG GACCTGTGCGGTGCCAAGACATGTGATACTCTTGGGATGGCTGATGTGGGAACAGTTTGTGATCTAAACCGCAGTTGCTCTATCATAGAAGACGATGGTTTGCAGGCTGCCTTCACAACGGCCCACGAATTAG gCCACGTGTTTAACATGCCTCATGACGATGCAAAGCAGTGTGCTGGCATCAATGGAATGAGCCGGGATTTCCACATGATGGCATCCATGCTCTCCAACCTGGACCGCAGCCAGCCCTGGTCTCCATGCAGCGCCTACATGATTACAACATTTCTGGATAACGGTCATG GGGAGTGCTTGTTGGACAAGCCCCACAGGCCCATCCAGCTGCCTTCGGACCTGCCTGGCACGCTGTACGATGCCAACAGGCAGTGCCAGTTCACGTTTGGAGACGAGTCCAAGCACTGCCCCGACGCAGCCAGTACGTGCACGACGCTGTGGTGCACGGGCACCTCGGGAGGGCTGCTGGTGTGCCAAACCAAACACTTCCCCTGGGCGGACGGCACCAGCTGCGGCGAGGGCAAGTGGTGCATGAATGGCAAGTGTGTGAACAAGACTGAGAAGAAGCATTATGAT aCGCCAGTGCACGggggctggggctcctggggggCGTGGGGCGAGTGCTCACGGAGCTGTGGTGGAGGAGTGCAGTATTCCTTCCGGGAATGCGACAACCCCGTGCCCAGGAACGGCGGCAAGTACTGCGAGGGGAAGCGGGTGCAGTACCGGTCCTGCAACATCGAGGACTGCCCCGACAACAACG GCAAAACGTTCAGGGAGGAACAGTGTGAAAAGCACAATGAGTTTTCCAAGTCTGCCTTTGGAAGTGGACCTGCGGTGGAGTGGACACCCAAGTTTGCTGGTGTGTCTCCAAAGGACAGATGCAAGCTGGTTTGCAGAGCCAAAGGAACGGGATACTTCTTTGTTCTACAGCCAAAG GTGGTGGatggcaccccgtgcagccccGACTCCACGTCCGTGTGCGTGCAGGGGCAGTGCGTGAAGGCCGGCTGCGACCGCACCATCGGCTCCAACAAGAAGTTCGACAAGTGCGGCATCTGCGGCGGCAACGGCTCCACCTGCAAGAAGGTGTCTGGCACCCTCGTCAGAGCCAA ACCTGGCTACCACGACGTGGTCACCATCCCGGCGGGCGCCACCAACATCGAGGTGAAGCAGCGGAACCACCGGGGCGCGCGGCACGACGGCAGTTTCCTGGCCATCAAAGCCGCCGACGGCACCTACGTGCTCAACGGCGACTACACGCTGTCCACGCTGGAGCAGGACATCACCTACAAGGGCAGCGTGCTGCGCTACAGCGGCTCCTCGGCCGCCCTGGAGCGCATCCGCAGCTTCAGCCCGCTCAAGGAGCCGCTGACCATCCAGGTGCTGACGGTGGGGGACCTGCCGCAGCCCAAGATCAAGTTCACCTACTTCGTCAAGAAGCCGGCGCAGCCGGGCGCGGACaaggcggtggcggcggcgggcAAGAAGAAGGAATCCTTCAACGCCATCAAGGAGATCATCTCCTCGGAGTGGGTGATCGAGGAGTGGGGCGAGTGCTCCAAGTCGTGCGGCTCGGGCTGGCAGCGGCGCGCCGTGGAGTGCCGGGACCCGCGGGGCCGGCCGGCTGCCGACTGTGCCCGCGAGCTGAGGCCCAGCAACCTGCGGCCCTGCGCCGACGTGCCCTGCCCGCAGTGGCAGCTCGGGGACTGGTCCCCCTGCTCCAAGacgtgtgggaagggcttcaagaaGAGGTTGTTGAAATGTGTCTCTGCCGACGGCAGCGTGCTGCCCCAAGAAAGCTGTGAGCCCTCCAAGAAACCCAAGCACCTGATAGACTTCTGCAACGCCACGGACTGCAGCTAG